GGATTTTGTAAAAACTATTTGGATCGCGATCTCTCTCTCTTGTGTAATCCTACCCCATCCTCTTGGCCCGTAAAAAGATAGGAGGGATACCGGATACCGAACTTTaaaatctctttttttttagggcCCGAACTTTAAAATATCTCGTATGAACACTATCCAACACTTACCCAACACAGACTTGGAGCACTCGCACACTCTGGACGGTTTGTAACCTCTACTATAAAAAGGCCCTAGCTAACGTACGGCCGGCCGTACGGCCTTTCCTTTTTTAGCAATTAGAATATCAAGTTTTCCCCTTTTAGCAAAAAAAATACCTGTTTCACTTTTTTTGAATAAGGATCAAAAGATGACATCAGCACATGCAAAAACAATCATAAATTTAAAAAAGCTGTAATTTTACGATTGCAAAGCAAAACTAAAATCTGATTGCACCATTGAATTGCCTCCAACAAAAACTTCAAAACAAAATCTCATTTCAATATGTTTCGATGATATTTTTTCTCACACAGTTCCAAAAAGCACATTGAAAGCATATTACAATAAACTCCAAAGCAAATTAGAGTAAATATTCAGGCAATAAAGACTTCACAAATAATATTATTTCATCACGTAACCACTAGATACACCCTGCTTATACTTGACTTTTGCATCGTTGCACATAACCTACAAAATATAATGTAGTAAATTAATATAATCTGATAACACAATATATGTGCTAAAATGCATGTCAAAAAAATTCTGGAGGTAGCATAAAAAGCACATGTACTAGCAAATAAACTGTGCTCGCTTCAGAAGTGCCTTATTCCCTAAACTAGAAGCACATTATTGTCACAAATGACCATGGTATTGCCTAATGCAGATCATGTTGCTGACTAATGTAGTACCAACAAGATTCTATTGCCTAATGCAGATCATGTTGCTGACTAATGTAGTACCAACAAGATTCAAcagaaaaacaaagaaaacatAAAACTTGTCTACTGAATGTAACTAAGTTATCTGATTTAGCATCTAATGATGATGTTGTAGCTGTGGCACAACCACAACAATTTCTGCTAATGCAGCTGCTCCTACATATGCATCAACTATCCATACTGCAATATTTTATGCTACAACACTTGTCACATGATGATTCATTAGTTTTTGTAGCTCAGCATGCAAAAAGCCGCATGTCACCTCTCTGTAGAAAAAATACCTATGTAACCCATATTATTGCCTATCAAGAACTATATTATTGTCCAATTCCTACCAATATTATTGCCTAGTTCTGAAAATGCttctattatttcattcatTAGCCTATTGGGAAGTACTGAAATGTTTCTCGTATTTGATGTATTTGCATACTTGAAAGTAATGAAAATGCTTCTAGTAATTGATATAATTCTCTATATGAAAGTATTGAAAGTGCTTCTACTATTTGACAAAAATGCATATTGCAAAGTATTGGAATGCTTATGATGATATGATAAAGAACGAGATAACAAATAACTGATTATATGTGCCTCCAGTTTTCTAAcctaaaaaaatatgtcagaaACCAGTAAGTACTACGTTACAGGTGGGCAACATGCATCATAGAATAAATGAGTCACAAACATACCGTATGCTTGAAGCATCATATTTAAACAAAAATAATAGGCAAatcaaatatttttaaattgTTTAGACTGCTAATCGACAAGCTAATGTTGAGGGCCCTATAACTATTTGTCAAATCTGGTGTGACTAGTATGCAGCTGCATAATAGTAGGCCACAAAATCCATGAGCAAAGCTGCATATTAGTTGCTAGTATGATATAAGGTGTACTGCCCCTCGATACTAGTatgataaaaagaaaaaaattgttttGCATGCGAATGATGACAGCGGTGCCCCTAGTAACATTTCTGGTGTGTTGGCTAGACCTGGTGCAATGACAGTAGATGTAGGCAACCCACCAAGGTCAAAAGTTGAAAGGACACAAGAAGGAAAAAAGACTTAAAGAGAAGGATGAATGCGGGACCTGCAAGTTGACTGGTCATAATGCGACAAGGAGCCCCTGATAAATTAGGCAGAGAAGATGAACAATCGCGATTTGTAGCTGCTAGGTGAAAACAATACTTGTGGGGAAAGACCAAGGGAGAGGGGTGGAGGTGCTACATATAGCTAGAATATCAAATGTATCACATAGCTTATAGATTTATCAATACAGAGTCTTGTGATGTGTTTTTGCTGGTTGTGGCACATAAGCGAAGGAAAATGTTTCCTAGTTTTTTTAATAGTAAATGTTTCCTAGTTTTTGATATAACTGCATATTGGAAAAGTTCTGAAAATACTTCTAGTATTTGATATATTTACCTTCTGGAAAGTATTGAAATTAATTAATATAATTGCCTATAGGATAAGTACTAAAAATGCTTCTGCTATTCGACAAAAATGCCAATTGCAAAGTACTAAAATTCTTATGACAGTGTGAAGAAAGAAATCATACCTAAGATCCTACCCCTCCTAGGGATAACAAGCTCTTATGTATCAACGACTCAGCGTGGAAACACTCAACCATGAACCAATTTGTAAGCTCCGCTGGGATTATGGTGCACGCAATCTTGAGCAGCCCTTCAAAATGTACCTCTCATACCATCTTTCACTAGGCTTCCGACATGCCTCCATATAACTTCATAAGCCTAGCAGGGGAAGCCCTATTTCTTCAAACCTTCACATTAGAGAATGAAAACAATTCAGTACCTTATGCTCAACAAAAAAGAGAAATGTATTATTTGCCTACCTAAACAACAAAAAGAGGGACTGCaaagaggggggaggggggacagATGTTGATATACCGCATTAGACGAAGTCACGAGAACATGCTATTAGTTCCATCCACTTGTCATTATGATCAATATTGGTTTGGGGAATAACACACAGAAGCTGCACGTTGCTAAAAAAGACCCCACTTGTCAGTGCTAAGGTTGTGTGGCTAAAAAAGGTATGCTTATTTGAAATGCATTTGATAGATTCTCAGATgggttttataaaaaaaatatatgctAAAGGTAGTAGCAACTATGTGGTTATCCATAGGCAAAAATATCCTAAAAATCGAGCGACTACTAGCTCTGTTTTCAATTCAGTGTAGTAGCAGTCAAGTCCCTGCGGTTCGAACCCCCCTGTCCCTACTATCCGTGGCTGAGACTAAAATGGAGAAAACTGATGCACGTGTCAGGGCCAGCTCCTAATCTTTGTTGTCTATTCTCTACTGTATTTTACAACCAAATCACAGTGATAGGGCTTTCGACTGCGCTGGATAAACTGGATCACGCAAGCTCCAGGACTAACGCAAAGAAGAAACATCAAGAATATGAGACTTACTGATCTCATAGTTCTCTCAAACTCGGATACCAATGCAAGCATTTTCAAAGGGAAAGAATATGAGAAAAGAGAAATAGATGTGTAGAACTTAAACTGTTAGACCAACTGGGACTCCGTCAGATCGGCATCACGGCAGGCGAGGGCGAGGAACTTGTCGGTGTAGTCGTTCACGGTCCCGTCCCGGCGAAGTATCATGATCTCGCCAATGGGGCTATCCGTCATGGGCGGCCCGAAGCGTTGCTGCACGAGTTGTGCGAACCGGCGCCACGACGGAGTACCCGACGTCAACTCTAGCCGAGAAAACCAGAGTTGGGCTGACCCCGTGAGATGGAGGGACGCGTATGGAACGCGCCGGCGTTCCGGTGTGTTCTGGCACCGGAAGGTCTCACAGCGATTCAACCACGGCAGGGGGTCCTCCTTTCCATCGAAGGTCGGGAACTCGATGCGTGCGCGCGGGTGGAAGCGtgggtcgccgtcgtcgtcctcggcgtCCCGGTGAGGAAGGTGCGGTGTCTCACGGAACGGGAGGGGCCCCGACGCTGACGCGTCTCCCCCCGCGATGTCGTCCGTGGGGTGACCGTGGTCACCGCGCTGCGCCTTCTCCAAGCGCGTCACGGCGAGGCTGAGGGCGGCGATTTGATTTGCGCCTTCGAACGCCGCTGCCTGGAGGGTGGTGACCTTGTCCGGCAGGCCGTCAAGCTGTTTGGCGAGCGGGAGCAAGGGTTTGAGGGCGGCGGTTTGCGTAGCGAGCTCGGAAACCCTGGCGGCGAGGTCGGTGAGGGTGGTGAGCATGTCGTCGACGGTCGCTTCCAGGGCGTTTTTCTCGTCGTCAGCCGCCATGGACACGGAACCAAGGCTATCTGATACCAAGGTGTTATGGGCAGTGGTAGGATTGTAGTTGGTGGAAGGAAGATGACGCAAATTGTATTGAAAGGAAGTAGTAGGCCGTGGCCCTGGACCTCGACGTCGCGCCGGAGCAATGGCTGAAGCTCCACGGCGCGACAGGAAGGCAGGGACAAAACCAATCTAAGATACAATAAGCATAGAACCTAAACTACCACAGGTCTTGACTTATATAATGCCAAGCCTGGTAACAAACCGGGAAACAAACTAACAACTAATCCTAACAGATCACGCCTCCTTGACTCCTGATTTGTTACGCCTCTTGAACTGAAGTCCGACCATGACATAAACACTGATGGAAAATTATAAACTATATATGTCAATCAGGGGCATACAATTTGATATACCAAATAAAAACAGTCATAATTTGCGTGGATAGGATAACACTACAGCATAAGCATATGTACAGCTAATTAGTTCATTAAAAAATGAGTGAACAGCCTTGTTTTGTCAGTGTTCATAATTTAGGATTGTGTATATCTTATTTTAGCAAGAGATTATAGTCATTTCTCAAGATATTGCAACATTTAATAGTAATGCAAATATGCCGCAGAGACAACTTTTGGTCAAGTCACAGATCACTTGCCGCTAAGAAAAGTGAAGAATAAATAAAAAGCACATATACATTGGATTGCTTACTTCCGTCACATCCTCTTCTTCGTGTAGCCGTTGTTATTCGATGACGATACTGTCTCTACCTTTTCAGTATCCCTAGACACATGTGAGGAAAAATTAGaatatcaacataaatttgCTGAGCCAGCTCACAAACTCCGAGCTCATACTCTGTTGTTCATCTTATAGTATCTGCTAAGAGTGCTACCACATTGGATGATGGGAACGAGGCAACAGGCTTGTCCAGGGGATAGGCTGCAATGACCACGGAAGGAAAAAGCTGCCAACAAAAATCATGcgtgagagaggggggggggggggtagaatTTCCATGCGACTGTCACATGAAAGCAGCTGGGCACCCATAGAATCTCTATGCGAGCCTTACAAAAATTATGCTGGAATCGAGACTCGCCTACAATCGCgggcctcttcctcctccttcctcgatTAGGCTTTGCCCTCTACTAAAAATCAAGAGAATAGCACCAAATCAAATCGATTCCCTAGCGCAAAAACTAGATCACCACGGGGAAAAATACCTAAAAAAATCTGTTCGTTTCACATGAGAACAACGGAAGAACATCAACAAATCCATGGAAGTAATGGGCACTGATTCACCTCTGTGTGTGCTCCTCGCCTCTCCAACTTCGATCTATGCATTCCACCGCATGAAATCGCCAGATTTTGGGCGACGGAGACGAATCACATGAAATGGGAAGTAgagtggagagagagggagaatgagggacgagagagagagagagagggtgaaaTGAACGGGGGAGCCCCTAGAAACTGATTGGTGGGCTCGGGAAGCAGATTCGCTCACGTGGTGAGTGGAAAGCTCAACTGCCTGTTGGCTGCTCCGCGGTGGATCAAGTAGGCCGGCGCGGCTCGACGCAGCTCCGGCGCGGGCCCCTTCTCCTCCTGCGGCGTGCGAACCGAGGGAGGGTGGCGACCCCCTCCTGCTCGCGGATccagggaaggcggcggtgaGATCCTCCCGCGAGCAGGGCAGGCGCCCGAGCAGCTCCTTCCTTCTCTGGAAgcgcccgcgccccgccgcctggtcctcctgtgcgccgccgctggATCCCCGGGTGAAATGCGAGAgggagagtgtagagagagaagAACcttagagagagaggagggagacaaAATGAAACACCGAGTGAGGACCAGAGGAGGAGCAGTGGAAAATAAAACGCCGCTGGTTGGTTCTAAACGGTGCGGAAGGAGGTGCGCGCTCGGATTGACGATGGACAATTCATCGAGCCGGCCGTATCGTCTAACCAAATTACGGCTGGCCGTAACAAAATCATTACCCTATAAAAAGGTGCAAGTTACACGAACGGTACGAACTGAATGTGTGACATCCCGTCAAGAACCAATATACTCCTTCCGCTCTGAAATATAAGACATTTtattttgtcctaagtcaaaataatttaaattgatcaaatttataaaaaaatattagcatATAATACATCACATaagtaaattatgaaaatatatttcataatgaaTCTAGTTATTATTATTTgacattcaaaatattattattttttctataaacttgatCAAATTTAAAACAGTTGacgtaaaaaaaattaaaatatcttACATTTCAAGATAGAGGGAATACATCCTTATGTCTACTTTGCACACCATCCGAGCCAAATGCGCAATTACAAATTCATTTGTCGGGCGGTTCGAAACGACATTATcctttgaagcgtcccctcataagagaagacttaaatgtgatacaaaacatcagtcccaggaggctgatgccacatttattacatcagatggttcaaaaccttacaaaccttggcggacactcgatacagatgataataataattaaccaggttacgacataacaccagaccgcgaaccacatagggtctactacgggctcagagtactgcgacagc
This window of the Panicum virgatum strain AP13 chromosome 1K, P.virgatum_v5, whole genome shotgun sequence genome carries:
- the LOC120713268 gene encoding uncharacterized protein LOC120713268, encoding MAADDEKNALEATVDDMLTTLTDLAARVSELATQTAALKPLLPLAKQLDGLPDKVTTLQAAAFEGANQIAALSLAVTRLEKAQRGDHGHPTDDIAGGDASASGPLPFRETPHLPHRDAEDDDGDPRFHPRARIEFPTFDGKEDPLPWLNRCETFRCQNTPERRRVPYASLHLTGSAQLWFSRLELTSGTPSWRRFAQLVQQRFGPPMTDSPIGEIMILRRDGTVNDYTDKFLALACRDADLTESQLV